GATAATAAAAAGTATATTATTAAATCCGAAATAGATAATTGCTGCCAGTGCCCCGGCCTGAATCATAGATACAATCTGTGTGATGACCAGAATGCGGTAACGGTTATGTCTGTCTACCAGACTGCCGGCATATGGCGATAAAATCAGTGAAGGAATCAAACTCACAAAACCAACAACTCCAAGCAAAACCGCAGATCCTGTAAGCTGATATACCAGCCAGCTGACCGCCGTCTTTTGCATCCATGTGCCTACAAGGGAAATTGATTGTCCATAAAAGAAGAGTTTGAAATTTCGTGATTTTAATGATCGGAAGACATTCATGATATTATTTTACTGTTTTGGCAGTCTGTCCGGTTTATGCTGCTATAATTTTCTCATTTGCAGCTCCATCCGGAAGACCAATACAAATTTCGGCATAAACTATGTATTTATAAAATTGATAGTTTTAATGATATTGATTAGTTTTAACGATCGATTATCTTTATTGCTTATGGAAATCAGGCAACTCAATTATTTTATCAAGGCCGCAGAGCTCCTGCATTTTACAGATGCCGCTGCTGCCTGCTTTGTCACACAGTCTACGCTGTCACAGCAAATCAAACAACTGGAAGATGATCTGGGAATGCTGCTATTTGACAGAATGGGAAAGCAGGTAAAACTCACAGAAGCAGGCAATGTTTTTCTGACCCATGCCTATCAGATCATGCTCGACATTAAAAAGTCCAGACAAGCGATATTTGAACTGGCGAATATGATAAACGGAGAACTGAGAATTGGTGTAACTTATGCCTTCAGCTCTTTACTCTTACCGGCCCTGACTCCATTTTCAGAGAAATACCCTGGTATTATGATTCATATTGAGTATGGAACTGCAGGTGAACTGGAAACCAAACTTAAAATGGCAGACCTGGACATCATACTTGCCTTTCATGAACAAAGGGACAGTAGCGGTTTTGAGATGCAGCCCGTGTTCTCTTCTAAAATCATTATGGCAGTCTCTAAAAATAATCCGCTGTCCAAATTGCCTAAAATATCGCTGAAAGAGTTGGGAAAATTAGATCTGATTCTGCCTAGTAAAGGATTCAGCTCAAGGGATATGTTCGATGAGTTTTTCAAAAAAAACAATATTACCGCCAATACCAGGATAGAAATGAACGATGTCCATTCGCTATTATCTATGGTGGAATCAGGCAACTGGGCTACCATAATTAATGAGAAGGCTTTGAGTACATGGGAGAATCTTGTAGCTGTACCCATTTCGGATAAAAAACTGTATAAACAGGCTTTTATACTCTGGCAAAAGGGAGTTTACCGTAAAAAATCAGCAGTGCTGTTTGTAGAAGAGTTTATGAAAGTAGTATAGAAATGGTATCGCAAAATGCGATACCATTTTTTTCCATTCTGTACCAGAAGCTAATTCTGCAGGGATAACCTGTACTGGAAAATATCTTCAATAGAAACCACAGTAGATTCGTACTTTTCTGCAAAAACAGAAATTTCCGGCAGTCTGGCCATTGTACCATCTTCATTAGTCAGTTCACAAAGCACTGCAACAGGCCTGAATCCTGCAAGTACAACTAAATCTATACTGCCTTCAGTATGACCTCGTCTTCCAAAAACCCCATCCTCATTAGCTCTTAACGGGAATATATGGCCGGGTCTTGAAAGATCCCCGGGTTTAGCCTGGTCAGACATTGCTGTTCTGATAGTCTGTAAACGATCTGCGGCAGAAACCCCGGTTGTCACTCCTTCTTTAGCTTCTATAGATACCGTAAACGGTGTATGATATTTACTCGTATTTACCTGTACCATTGGCTGAAGCTCCAATGAATCAACTTTTTCCGGTTTCAGACACAGACAGATAATACCGCTGCATTCCCTGATCATTAAAGCCATATCAGGTACTGTCATAGTCTCGGCAGGAAAGATCAGATCACCTTCATTCTCTCTGCTTTCATCATCAACAACCAGTACTCCTTTACCCCTTTTCAGGCAGTCCAGTGCGTTTTCAACTCTTTCCTTAAAACCCTTTCCGAAACGGGACAGCTCATAGTGATCTTCCATAGTATATTTATTTTTTTGACGCTGCAAAGGTGACTAATTAAACTTTCAATTCAAATGCAAAGGAAATAAATCAGCTCTTGGAGAAAGATTGATGCTTACAAAAAACACTGTACCGACATTCAATGTACTTTCTACCCAGATTCTACCATGCTGCATAGTTATAAATTCCTTACATAAAACCAGGCCCAGCCCCACGCCTTTCTCTTTATTTGTTCCGTACGTAATCTCTGAATGCAGAGAAAAGATGTTATCGTAATCTTTTTTAGCTATTCCAATACCTGTGTCTTCTATTCTTATCCAGCACTCCTGACCATGTATCTCAGAAGAAACAGTGATTATCCCCCCTGGTGGAGTAAACTTAATTGCATTATTAATCAGATTACGGATAATCAGTTCCATCATATCACTATCGGCAATAACATGAACATTATGCTGAATCCTGTTAGTTAAAATCAGTCCTTTTTCTTCTGCCAGACTTGTCTGCAACAGCAAGGTACTTTCCAGTGCCCTTGCCAGATCAAGCCTGGTCAGCCTGACATTTACCCCCTCCATTTGTGTTTTACTCCAGGAAAGTAAATTGATCAGCATCTGACCGGTATATTTGGTCTCTTTAAGCAAACTGGAATTTATAGTTCTTTTCTCATCTTCTTCAATTTCTACTTCCATAGAAATCTCCAGAAAACTCTGAATAGAATTTAAAGGTGATCTGAGATCATGTGCCAGTATAGAGAATAACTTATTTTTTGACTGATTGGCAATTTCCAGCTGTTCTGCCCGCTTTTCGGCAAGTAATCTTTCTCTGTTATAACTTGTAATAATGCTGGTCAGAATAAAATAGATAATGATCAGCGTAAAGAAATAAACATAACTCAGATCCAGATGCCTGCTGAGATCATCTTTATAATTAACAGGAACAAGTTCAGGATAATGGTATTGAAAAATGATCAGACTTATAGCAACTATAATATTAACTGCCATCCACAGAAAACGTTGATTTTTAGGCACAATACTAATCACCAGAAAGAAAAAAAGGAGATACACAACCAGCCCAGGTCCGTTAATACCAGAATTGTTCAGAAAAAAAGCTATAAATAACAGATTGCCCAGCGTACAAAAAATAGTAATGGCCGCATTCAGTTTGTATTTGAATTTCGACAAATAATAAACAAAACAAACAGAAAATACTGCAGGTATCAGGAGCATTGACAAGGTATACAAGCCAATCAGATAATTAAAAACTATACTACAGGTAAAAAGTAAAGCAGTAAAAACACAGGCAGTATGAAATATGATTGCTTCCAGTGTATGAGTATCAGGGCTCCCCATAAGTTTAGTCCAGAACTGCATTGTATCTTTTTTCATCAATATAATAAGCG
This portion of the Pedobacter lusitanus genome encodes:
- a CDS encoding LysR substrate-binding domain-containing protein encodes the protein MEIRQLNYFIKAAELLHFTDAAAACFVTQSTLSQQIKQLEDDLGMLLFDRMGKQVKLTEAGNVFLTHAYQIMLDIKKSRQAIFELANMINGELRIGVTYAFSSLLLPALTPFSEKYPGIMIHIEYGTAGELETKLKMADLDIILAFHEQRDSSGFEMQPVFSSKIIMAVSKNNPLSKLPKISLKELGKLDLILPSKGFSSRDMFDEFFKKNNITANTRIEMNDVHSLLSMVESGNWATIINEKALSTWENLVAVPISDKKLYKQAFILWQKGVYRKKSAVLFVEEFMKVV
- the ribB gene encoding 3,4-dihydroxy-2-butanone-4-phosphate synthase; translated protein: MEDHYELSRFGKGFKERVENALDCLKRGKGVLVVDDESRENEGDLIFPAETMTVPDMALMIRECSGIICLCLKPEKVDSLELQPMVQVNTSKYHTPFTVSIEAKEGVTTGVSAADRLQTIRTAMSDQAKPGDLSRPGHIFPLRANEDGVFGRRGHTEGSIDLVVLAGFRPVAVLCELTNEDGTMARLPEISVFAEKYESTVVSIEDIFQYRLSLQN
- a CDS encoding sensor histidine kinase; this translates as MKKDTMQFWTKLMGSPDTHTLEAIIFHTACVFTALLFTCSIVFNYLIGLYTLSMLLIPAVFSVCFVYYLSKFKYKLNAAITIFCTLGNLLFIAFFLNNSGINGPGLVVYLLFFFLVISIVPKNQRFLWMAVNIIVAISLIIFQYHYPELVPVNYKDDLSRHLDLSYVYFFTLIIIYFILTSIITSYNRERLLAEKRAEQLEIANQSKNKLFSILAHDLRSPLNSIQSFLEISMEVEIEEDEKRTINSSLLKETKYTGQMLINLLSWSKTQMEGVNVRLTRLDLARALESTLLLQTSLAEEKGLILTNRIQHNVHVIADSDMMELIIRNLINNAIKFTPPGGIITVSSEIHGQECWIRIEDTGIGIAKKDYDNIFSLHSEITYGTNKEKGVGLGLVLCKEFITMQHGRIWVESTLNVGTVFFVSINLSPRADLFPLHLN